The DNA segment ACACTGGGATCGGTCGGATCGCTCAGTCCCGCGGACGCGATCGGCCCCGTCGGGGCGCTCGGGGCGATCGGCCTCGTCGGCGTCGCCGGGGTCGCCGTCGCGGGCGTCCTCGTCCGCCGCCGCGATGTATAGCGTCGCGCTGCGGGGCGCGACCAAGCGCTACCCAGGCGGGGGAGCCGAGCCGGTGGTCGCGCTCGACGACGTCGACTTCGCGGTCGAGCCGGGCGAGTTCGTCGCGGTCGTCGGCCCGAGCGGTTCCGGGAAGTCGACGCTGCTGAACGTGCTCGGCCTGCTCGACGACCCCACCGAGGGCGAGCGGCACCTCGACGGGACGGACGTGACGAGCCTCTCGGTGGCCGAGCGCACGGCCGCGCGCAAGGAGTCGATCGGCTTCGTCTTCCAGGACTTCCACCTGCTGCCGACGCTGACGGCGGTCGAGAACGTCGCGCTGCCGACTGCCTTCGACCCCGGCGACGCGAGCGACCGCGCCGCCGCCCTGCTCTCCCGGTTCGGGCTCGGCGACCGGCTCGACCACGAGCCCGCGGAGCTGTCCGGCGGGCAGAAACAGCGGGTCGCCATCGCCCGGTCGCTGATCAACGAGCCGTCGGTGCTCCTCGCCGACGAGCCGACCGGGAACCTCGACACGGAGACCGGCGAGTCGATCCTCGCCGAGTTCGAGCGCGTGAAGGCGGAGGGGGTCGCCGTCGTCGCGGTGACGCACGACCCGCTCGTCGAGGGGTACGCCGACCGGGTCGTCGAGCTCACCGACGGCGTGCTCGCGGGCGGGATGCCGGACGAGGGTAACGAGGAGGGACCGCGACGCGACCGCGAGACCGCGACCGCGGAGGACCGATGAGCGGACCGTCGCCGAAAGGGCGGCCGGGAACCGCCGGGTGGCTCCGCGGCTGGCGCCCCGCGGTCGCGATGGCCGCGCGGAACCTGCGCCGGAACCGGGTGCGGACCGCGCTCGCGGTGCTGGGCGTCTGCATCGGCGTGCTCGCAGTCGCTGCGCTCGGGATCTTCGGCAACGTGCTGGCGCTCGGCGCCGACGACGCCATCGGCGACATCGGGACGCAGGTGGTGGTCTCGCCGAACGCCGACGCCGGGGTCCAGTCGCTCTCCGAGGCCGACGTGGCCGACGTCCGGCGCGCGGTGGGCGAGCCGGCGGTCGTCCCGCTGTACTCGGACAGCGCGGTCGTCGCCGGCCCGAGCGGGCGGGAGTTCGCGACCGTCTACGGCGTGGAGGAGCCGGCACTCGCGTTCGAGGCCGCCGAAGGGCGACTCCCCGAGCGCCACAGGCGGGGCGCGATCGTCGGGGCGGGCGTCGCCGAGGAGCTG comes from the Halorubrum depositum genome and includes:
- a CDS encoding ABC transporter ATP-binding protein; translation: MYSVALRGATKRYPGGGAEPVVALDDVDFAVEPGEFVAVVGPSGSGKSTLLNVLGLLDDPTEGERHLDGTDVTSLSVAERTAARKESIGFVFQDFHLLPTLTAVENVALPTAFDPGDASDRAAALLSRFGLGDRLDHEPAELSGGQKQRVAIARSLINEPSVLLADEPTGNLDTETGESILAEFERVKAEGVAVVAVTHDPLVEGYADRVVELTDGVLAGGMPDEGNEEGPRRDRETATAEDR